From a region of the Synechococcus sp. RS9916 genome:
- a CDS encoding HlyD family efflux transporter periplasmic adaptor subunit, translated as MSLFRKNALDALSSPEQLDQPLRLLRPGQWLLLLSLGGFCVTIAVWSVFGRLPVRISGKGVLIRTNSLTVVQSETAGRLLELNNDIGDCVKRGQLMARIDPVSQEVSKQEARLQLQQLIDQDQQEDQLGAIRIRQQKAEIARIRNLVKSGAISLDQLSQREKELSSLVDSLEARDGQREQQIQQQRARINARDEEIKRIAQIRAPIDGCVVDRNVHRGEVLQAGSPVFTLDAQNGQQPLESLAFFPAGDGKRLNVGQRVRISPASTKQQRHGGIDGVVLSIRQLPVNDTALIKRLGLESLLEAVRTEPKGPLIEVKTSLQTDPSTISGYDWGGGPGPALQLSAGTPTDVRVLVEERRPISYVIPILRDLTGIY; from the coding sequence ATGAGCCTGTTTCGCAAGAACGCACTGGATGCCCTCTCCAGTCCCGAACAACTGGATCAACCCCTGCGGCTCCTGCGGCCGGGGCAATGGCTCCTGCTCCTATCCCTTGGGGGGTTCTGCGTCACCATCGCCGTCTGGTCAGTGTTTGGCCGGCTGCCCGTGCGCATTAGCGGCAAGGGCGTGCTGATTCGCACCAACAGCCTCACGGTGGTGCAGAGCGAAACGGCCGGGCGCCTGCTGGAGCTGAACAACGACATCGGTGACTGCGTGAAACGCGGCCAATTGATGGCTCGGATCGACCCGGTGAGCCAGGAGGTGAGCAAACAGGAAGCGAGGCTGCAGCTCCAGCAACTGATCGATCAAGACCAACAGGAAGATCAGCTCGGTGCCATCCGAATCCGTCAACAGAAAGCGGAGATCGCTCGGATCCGCAACCTGGTGAAGTCTGGAGCCATCTCCCTCGATCAACTGAGCCAGCGCGAGAAAGAGCTCAGCAGCCTGGTGGATTCCCTCGAAGCGCGGGATGGTCAGCGGGAGCAGCAAATCCAACAGCAACGGGCGCGCATCAACGCCCGTGATGAGGAGATCAAGCGCATTGCTCAGATCCGCGCCCCGATCGATGGTTGCGTGGTCGACCGCAATGTGCACCGCGGGGAAGTGCTCCAGGCCGGCAGCCCTGTGTTCACCCTGGATGCTCAAAACGGCCAACAGCCCCTGGAGAGCCTGGCCTTCTTCCCGGCAGGAGATGGCAAACGCCTGAACGTGGGCCAGCGCGTCCGCATCAGCCCTGCGAGCACCAAACAGCAACGCCATGGCGGCATCGACGGCGTAGTGCTGTCGATTCGCCAACTGCCCGTGAATGACACCGCCCTGATCAAACGGCTCGGCCTCGAATCGCTGCTGGAAGCCGTGCGCACCGAGCCGAAGGGCCCGCTGATCGAGGTCAAAACCTCCCTTCAGACGGACCCGAGCACCATCAGCGGTTACGACTGGGGCGGTGGACCGGGCCCGGCACTACAACTCAGTGCAGGGACCCCCACGGACGTGCGCGTGCTGGTGGAAGAACGCCGACCGATCAGCTACGTGATTCCGATTCTGCGGGATCTAACGGGGATCTACTGA
- the gatB gene encoding Asp-tRNA(Asn)/Glu-tRNA(Gln) amidotransferase subunit GatB, translating into MAAPAATDQAWEAVIGLETHVQLGTDSKIFTAASTTFGDDPNTHIDPVVCGLPGTLPVLNQKVLEYAVKASMALNLNIAEHSKFDRKQYFYPDLPKNYQISQYDEPIAEEGWIEVEVAEKGKDTYLKKIGIERLHMEEDAGKLVHAGSDRLAGSTHSLVDYNRAGVALAEIVSKPDLRTGREAAEYASEIRRIMRYLGVSDGNMQEGSLRCDVNISVRRGPDAPFGTKVEIKNMNSFSAIQKACEYEIQRQIKAYESGEPVVQETRLWDEGKQLTKSMRSKEGASDYRYFPDPDLGPIEVSVDQREAWRSELPELPAAKRHRYADTLGLSQYDARVLTDERPMADYFESVVAAGADAKLSANWITGDIAAYVNSNRLHYAELPFRPEQLAEMVKMIDGGAISGKIAKEILPELLEQGGSPKAIVDERGLGMISDPAAITAIVDELLAAHPDEVAAFRGGKNKLQGFFVGQLMKKTGGKADPKLANQILSKKLKGD; encoded by the coding sequence ATGGCGGCACCTGCAGCAACGGACCAGGCCTGGGAAGCCGTGATCGGCCTGGAGACCCACGTCCAGCTGGGCACCGACAGCAAGATCTTTACGGCTGCCTCCACCACGTTTGGTGACGACCCCAACACCCATATCGATCCGGTGGTGTGTGGGTTGCCCGGAACCTTGCCGGTGCTCAATCAGAAGGTGCTCGAATATGCCGTGAAGGCTTCAATGGCCTTGAATCTCAACATTGCTGAGCACAGCAAGTTCGACCGCAAACAATATTTTTATCCTGATCTTCCGAAGAATTATCAGATCTCTCAATACGACGAGCCGATCGCCGAAGAGGGTTGGATCGAAGTTGAGGTGGCTGAAAAGGGTAAAGACACCTATCTGAAAAAGATTGGTATTGAACGTCTTCATATGGAAGAAGACGCCGGCAAACTGGTGCACGCTGGAAGCGACCGTCTGGCTGGTTCCACCCATTCCTTGGTGGATTACAACCGTGCGGGTGTGGCGTTGGCAGAAATTGTCAGCAAGCCGGATCTGCGCACGGGCCGTGAAGCAGCGGAATACGCCTCGGAAATTCGCCGGATCATGCGTTATCTGGGCGTGAGCGACGGCAACATGCAAGAGGGTTCACTGCGCTGTGACGTGAACATCTCCGTGCGTCGTGGTCCGGATGCGCCCTTTGGAACGAAAGTGGAGATCAAAAATATGAACTCCTTCTCGGCGATTCAGAAGGCGTGCGAATACGAGATTCAGCGGCAGATCAAGGCCTATGAATCGGGTGAGCCTGTGGTGCAGGAGACCCGTCTGTGGGATGAGGGCAAGCAGCTCACCAAGAGCATGCGCAGTAAGGAAGGGGCTAGCGACTATCGCTATTTCCCCGACCCTGATCTCGGCCCGATTGAGGTAAGTGTTGACCAGCGTGAAGCATGGCGCAGTGAATTGCCCGAGCTGCCTGCTGCCAAGCGTCATCGCTATGCCGACACCCTCGGACTCTCCCAATACGACGCACGCGTGCTCACCGATGAGCGGCCGATGGCGGATTACTTCGAGTCTGTGGTTGCAGCGGGTGCAGATGCCAAGCTGTCGGCCAACTGGATCACCGGTGATATTGCGGCCTATGTGAACAGCAACCGGCTTCATTACGCCGAGTTGCCCTTCCGCCCGGAGCAGTTGGCGGAGATGGTGAAAATGATCGACGGTGGTGCGATTAGCGGCAAAATCGCCAAGGAAATTTTGCCAGAATTGTTGGAACAGGGGGGTTCACCCAAGGCGATTGTGGATGAGCGTGGTCTTGGCATGATCAGTGATCCTGCAGCAATTACTGCAATCGTTGACGAGCTGCTGGCCGCTCACCCGGACGAAGTGGCTGCCTTCCGCGGCGGAAAGAACAAGTTGCAGGGATTCTTCGTTGGCCAGTTGATGAAGAAGACCGGTGGCAAGGCTGATCCCAAGCTGGCCAATCAGATCCTCAGCAAGAAACTGAAGGGGGACTAA
- a CDS encoding FAD-binding oxidoreductase → MTTASPSSEPVLILGGGLMGLAIAHQLARRGIAVTVLSRRRSEAAGFVAAGMLAPHAEGLSGPLLQLGQLSLGRVSSWVAQIEADSGLPCGLRSTGIVVPFRSEDERDQYPTAAFGEPLNREQLLQELPGLAPAWTAGLLFAQDGQIDNRRQLMRALESACVDRGVHFQEGVEVLDLLRDQNSRLTGVRTCDSEGHETTLMCSTAVLCSGAWSGQLLPELPVFPVKGQMLSLQTPRGALRRVIFGPGTYLVPREDGLVVVGATSERDAGFSEGLTPQGQTTLKQGIAALLPEAIHWPPMERWWGFRPCTPDEGPLLGACAIQGLWLACGHHRNGVLMASATSELIADLASGSTPRSDLAALLPCFRWDRWL, encoded by the coding sequence ATGACCACCGCCAGTCCATCCTCTGAACCGGTGCTGATCCTCGGCGGCGGATTGATGGGGCTCGCGATCGCCCATCAACTGGCCCGGCGTGGCATCGCGGTGACCGTGCTCAGCCGGCGCCGCAGCGAAGCAGCAGGATTCGTCGCGGCTGGAATGCTGGCGCCCCATGCGGAAGGGCTCAGTGGACCGTTGCTGCAACTCGGACAGTTAAGTCTCGGCCGGGTCTCCAGCTGGGTCGCGCAAATCGAAGCCGACAGTGGCCTGCCCTGCGGCCTGCGCTCCACCGGCATCGTGGTGCCGTTTCGCAGCGAAGACGAACGGGATCAGTACCCCACGGCGGCCTTCGGAGAACCCCTCAACCGCGAACAACTGCTGCAGGAGTTGCCCGGCCTGGCACCGGCCTGGACCGCCGGACTGCTCTTCGCCCAGGACGGACAGATCGACAACCGCCGCCAGTTGATGCGCGCCCTGGAAAGCGCCTGTGTGGACCGGGGGGTGCACTTCCAGGAAGGAGTGGAAGTGTTGGACCTGCTGCGCGACCAAAACAGCCGCCTGACAGGGGTCCGCACCTGCGACTCCGAGGGGCATGAAACAACCCTGATGTGCAGCACAGCCGTGCTCTGCAGCGGTGCATGGAGTGGCCAACTCCTGCCGGAACTGCCGGTGTTTCCCGTCAAAGGCCAGATGCTTTCGCTGCAAACGCCCCGGGGGGCTCTGCGGCGGGTGATCTTCGGGCCAGGCACCTATCTGGTGCCCCGGGAAGACGGCCTCGTGGTGGTGGGCGCCACCTCCGAACGTGACGCTGGATTCAGCGAAGGGCTCACGCCCCAGGGTCAGACCACCCTGAAACAGGGCATCGCCGCCTTATTACCGGAGGCCATCCACTGGCCACCGATGGAGCGCTGGTGGGGTTTCCGGCCCTGCACCCCTGATGAGGGACCTCTCCTGGGCGCCTGCGCAATCCAAGGGCTCTGGCTGGCCTGTGGGCATCACCGCAACGGCGTGCTGATGGCCAGTGCCACCTCAGAACTGATCGCGGACTTGGCCAGTGGCAGCACACCCCGAAGCGATCTCGCGGCCTTGCTGCCGTGCTTCCGTTGGGATCGGTGGCTGTAA
- a CDS encoding NHLP family bacteriocin export ABC transporter peptidase/permease/ATPase subunit, translating into MVRTPTVLQMENTECGAASLSIVLQHYGRYVPLTQLRELCGVSRDGSDAANLILAARSLGLDAKGFKKGIAALEEVKPPAILFWEFNHFLVFEGFRGDRVALNDPALGPRTVSREEFDRSYTGIVLTLEPGPEFQRGGRAPSPWPIVGRRLSSEPMGALFIAIAGLLLILPQLVMPVFAQIYLDEVIGNAMNHWLKPMLWAMALTIGLQVVLQHLQLVGTRSLEKRLTRRFAIGFEHQILALPERFYSQRHASDIASRMGINANIAEFIGGQLIPMATGLVLLVFYLILTFLYSPWLGLLILTTTAINALVVQRNLRTQKDANLALQKDAAKSGAVVVGAMRDIETIKAAALEHDVFRRFAGYQSRLLNTLQALQLRNARLRLIPNGLTTFNEVAVLLLGFLLVIRGDLTLGMLLAAQTIAFSLKGQIESVIGFVQQLPGFEAGVLRLEDVLEQPRDPLLDDTSRTDANTAPTRLSGKIEIDALRYGFTAIQAPLIDGLSLTIQPGMRVALVGGSGSGKSTLAKLLAGLHQPTGGTIRYDGHTLLELPRSVAVASLAMVQQEIQLFGCSVRDNLSLWNRAISDAALLDACRDAEVLDVVRGLPDGLDTQLSEGGRNLSGGQRQRLELARALVNNPSILIMDEATSALDAETERKLIANLARRGCTQIIVAHRLSTIRDADLILVMEQGQVIQRGTHAQLVQDTAGAYAQLLSEVS; encoded by the coding sequence ATGGTGCGCACGCCGACCGTGCTGCAGATGGAGAACACCGAATGCGGTGCCGCCTCCCTGAGCATCGTTCTGCAGCATTACGGGCGCTACGTCCCCCTCACCCAACTGCGAGAGCTCTGCGGCGTGTCCCGCGATGGCAGTGATGCCGCCAATCTGATCCTCGCAGCCCGCAGCCTGGGCCTCGACGCCAAGGGGTTTAAAAAGGGCATCGCCGCCCTGGAGGAGGTCAAGCCCCCGGCAATTCTGTTCTGGGAGTTCAATCACTTCCTGGTGTTCGAGGGCTTTCGCGGCGATCGGGTCGCCCTCAACGACCCCGCCTTGGGTCCGCGCACGGTGAGCCGTGAGGAGTTCGATCGCAGTTACACCGGCATCGTGCTGACGCTGGAACCAGGGCCGGAGTTCCAACGGGGTGGCCGGGCCCCATCACCGTGGCCGATCGTGGGGCGCCGGCTGAGCAGCGAGCCGATGGGGGCGCTGTTCATCGCGATCGCCGGCCTGCTGTTGATCCTTCCCCAACTGGTGATGCCGGTGTTCGCCCAGATCTACCTGGATGAGGTGATCGGCAATGCCATGAACCACTGGCTGAAGCCCATGCTTTGGGCCATGGCCCTCACCATCGGCCTGCAAGTGGTGCTGCAGCATCTGCAGCTGGTGGGGACCCGCAGCCTGGAGAAACGGCTAACCCGCCGCTTTGCCATCGGCTTCGAGCATCAGATCCTCGCCCTGCCCGAACGCTTCTACAGCCAACGTCATGCGTCCGACATCGCCAGTCGGATGGGCATCAACGCCAACATCGCCGAATTCATCGGCGGTCAGCTGATCCCCATGGCGACGGGGCTGGTGCTGTTGGTCTTCTACCTGATCCTCACCTTCCTCTACAGCCCCTGGCTGGGGCTGCTGATCCTCACCACCACCGCCATCAATGCATTGGTGGTGCAGCGCAACCTGCGCACCCAGAAAGACGCCAACCTTGCCCTACAGAAGGATGCGGCAAAAAGCGGCGCGGTGGTGGTAGGCGCCATGCGCGACATCGAAACCATCAAGGCCGCTGCCCTGGAACACGATGTGTTCCGCCGCTTTGCCGGCTACCAGAGCCGCCTGCTCAACACGCTGCAGGCCCTGCAGCTGCGCAATGCCCGCCTGCGCCTAATCCCCAACGGACTCACCACCTTCAACGAAGTGGCCGTGCTGCTGCTGGGCTTCCTGCTGGTGATCCGGGGCGATCTGACCCTAGGCATGCTGCTGGCAGCCCAGACCATTGCCTTCAGCCTCAAAGGCCAGATCGAAAGCGTGATTGGATTTGTGCAACAACTTCCAGGTTTTGAAGCCGGCGTCCTGCGCCTGGAGGACGTGCTTGAGCAACCCCGAGATCCTTTGCTCGATGACACGAGCAGAACCGATGCCAATACGGCACCAACACGCTTGAGCGGGAAGATCGAAATCGACGCCCTGCGCTACGGCTTCACAGCCATTCAGGCACCGTTGATCGACGGGTTGTCGCTGACCATTCAGCCCGGCATGCGCGTGGCCCTGGTGGGCGGCAGCGGCAGCGGCAAAAGCACCTTGGCCAAATTGCTAGCCGGTCTGCATCAACCCACGGGTGGCACGATCCGCTACGACGGCCATACCTTGCTGGAGCTGCCGCGCTCGGTGGCGGTGGCCTCCCTGGCAATGGTGCAGCAGGAGATCCAGCTGTTTGGTTGCAGCGTGCGCGACAACCTCAGTCTCTGGAACCGAGCCATCAGTGACGCTGCACTGCTGGACGCCTGCCGTGATGCAGAGGTGTTGGACGTTGTGCGAGGGCTGCCGGACGGGCTCGACACCCAGCTCAGCGAAGGGGGCCGCAACCTCTCCGGCGGCCAACGTCAACGGCTGGAGTTAGCCCGCGCCCTGGTGAACAACCCGAGCATCCTGATCATGGATGAGGCCACATCCGCCCTGGATGCCGAAACGGAGCGCAAGCTGATCGCCAACCTCGCCAGGCGCGGCTGCACCCAAATCATCGTGGCCCACCGCTTGAGCACCATCCGTGACGCCGATCTGATCTTGGTGATGGAACAGGGCCAGGTGATTCAACGGGGCACGCACGCCCAACTCGTGCAAGACACCGCTGGGGCCTATGCCCAACTGCTCAGCGAAGTGAGCTGA
- a CDS encoding cyclic nucleotide-binding domain-containing protein, with translation MPSLSLFDHASPALLEWIKSAGTSRTLEAGSTLIREGQASECLSVLLNGSLSVTTTNHQEIQDQLATLSPGSLVGEMSWLEQRPAVATVTAPEASTVLELPVRQLERFDEESPALAAELHQLIAQKLALQIQEQNAWVHRLSNEPAPVEALRKVLVLFAQLHEQDVHHLAQLGRVQKLMPDAVLLHQGEPVPALYLVLSGEAEILLHLTGTTQMVGSSRRGELLGEMSLLLKKQDGAAASVHTAAGMDVLAIDLQQLQAALERDPKLASRFYRGLACMLSQRSRDQLLSHQRAAASQQAELDAIDRLDLSELAAISRAARHFDWLCRHFQTGEAASA, from the coding sequence ATGCCGTCGTTGAGCCTTTTTGACCATGCCAGCCCAGCACTGCTGGAATGGATCAAGAGCGCCGGAACCTCCAGAACCTTGGAAGCCGGCAGCACGCTGATCCGGGAAGGTCAAGCCAGTGAATGCTTGTCCGTTCTCCTCAACGGCAGCCTCTCGGTCACCACCACCAACCACCAAGAGATTCAAGACCAGCTGGCGACTCTCAGCCCCGGCAGTCTGGTGGGAGAAATGAGCTGGCTGGAGCAACGTCCCGCTGTAGCCACCGTCACCGCTCCTGAAGCCAGCACCGTGCTCGAGCTCCCGGTGCGACAGCTGGAGCGCTTCGACGAGGAGTCTCCTGCCCTGGCCGCCGAGCTGCATCAGCTGATCGCCCAGAAACTGGCGCTTCAGATTCAGGAGCAGAACGCCTGGGTCCATCGGCTGAGCAATGAACCGGCCCCAGTGGAAGCCCTGCGCAAGGTGTTGGTGTTGTTTGCCCAACTCCACGAACAGGATGTGCATCACCTGGCACAACTCGGGCGCGTGCAGAAGCTCATGCCTGACGCCGTCCTGCTGCATCAGGGCGAGCCTGTACCCGCTCTGTATCTGGTGCTCAGCGGTGAGGCAGAGATCCTGCTCCACCTGACTGGAACGACGCAGATGGTGGGAAGCTCCAGACGGGGCGAGTTGCTGGGCGAGATGAGCCTGCTGCTGAAGAAGCAAGACGGCGCCGCCGCCAGCGTCCACACCGCTGCGGGCATGGATGTGCTCGCCATCGACCTCCAGCAGCTCCAAGCTGCTTTGGAACGTGATCCCAAGTTGGCGTCTCGCTTCTACCGGGGCCTGGCCTGCATGTTGTCCCAACGGAGCAGGGATCAACTGTTGAGTCATCAACGTGCCGCGGCCAGCCAGCAGGCCGAATTGGATGCCATCGATCGGCTTGACCTCAGCGAGCTGGCGGCCATCAGCCGAGCAGCGCGCCACTTTGATTGGCTCTGCCGACACTTTCAAACCGGCGAGGCGGCGTCCGCATGA
- a CDS encoding ATP-binding cassette domain-containing protein, protein MNWEAGSEHDWPTTPFRVLDGDLLLVVSGDQSFGVLRLDRTHLYPGLSAPGDAPIRLSLRAIQTTRLEHVPGGECGEGLIWLDVHISQDLGIPASAAPSSTQLIHKLAQLHAQAEQHHRTVVTAHQPLNAASEWQLFQTMEQSNGDSAAEAGDPAARPHDQHNDPVLRALQLVSGDQATLLPMAPRLETQDPRQRLQQLLDRTDLFCRDVLINPEDLQQDCGDLIGFLDGSEAHNSDVVVLQSTRKGYRAWQPSRMAEPEPLEHCSAWLNNLSPRMVSISPAFRPQDLTTIGLLRFAYGKPRHTTRFVIGGLLLGVVIGFLLAIGRDVGAARWIFGMGITGLLTGTCLGVLSGGFRLGVGVMLLSTLLSLLTPTFNTVITNQALPDRDLGLLLQISLILMAAGITRVCFEWVKSRALQLSQQRGAARSQLAGMHRLLRLPTDFFRQRNVGDLQLRFGALDELRGEIQQLLEGGLLRVVLTSLYILFMLRISVKLTALALVVAALILVPTALIGWQARPLQRHQEEAEGQAQSRNLELIGSVAKLRLAGAETGAARWWGEEFQKIVALENALDAKEATASLLRAVMPNLGTLLVYVVITRLIAEAASSPSLSAPNVGQLLGFFSAFGTFIGAAAGFAGLLIGALDMPVIYERAKPILETATETAERKDEAAPLNGHIQLDRISYRYAPELPLVLDGVSLEARAGEQLAIVGPSGSGKSTLVRLLLGFASPEDGTIRFDGQPLNGLRLDSVRRQIGTVLQTNSLFTGTLMEAIAGGAVITEQEAWHAAELAGLADEIQAMPMGLQTMVPEGGGTLSGGQRQRVAIARALVRRPRILIFDEATSALDNRTQAIVTESLQSLAITRIVIAHRLSTIRQADQIVVLDHGQVQERGSCETLMQNQGLFFRMMERQFT, encoded by the coding sequence ATGAACTGGGAGGCCGGCAGCGAACACGACTGGCCCACGACGCCGTTTCGGGTCCTCGACGGCGACCTGCTGTTGGTGGTCAGCGGTGACCAAAGCTTCGGGGTGCTGCGCCTGGATCGAACCCATCTCTATCCAGGGCTCTCGGCCCCGGGCGATGCACCGATTCGTCTGAGCCTGCGAGCCATCCAGACGACGCGGCTGGAGCACGTGCCGGGAGGAGAGTGCGGTGAAGGGCTGATCTGGCTGGATGTCCACATCAGCCAAGACCTGGGCATCCCCGCATCAGCCGCCCCGAGCAGCACCCAGCTCATCCACAAACTCGCCCAGCTGCATGCCCAGGCTGAGCAGCATCACCGGACGGTGGTGACTGCCCACCAACCCCTGAATGCAGCCAGTGAATGGCAGCTGTTCCAGACCATGGAACAGAGCAACGGCGATAGCGCCGCGGAGGCGGGTGATCCGGCAGCCCGCCCACACGACCAGCACAACGATCCTGTGCTGCGGGCGCTGCAGTTAGTCAGTGGCGATCAAGCAACCCTTCTGCCCATGGCCCCCCGCCTGGAGACCCAGGATCCACGCCAACGGCTGCAACAGCTGCTGGACCGCACCGATCTGTTCTGCCGGGATGTGCTGATCAATCCGGAGGATCTCCAGCAGGACTGTGGCGATCTGATCGGTTTTCTCGACGGAAGCGAAGCCCACAACAGCGACGTGGTGGTGCTCCAATCCACCCGCAAGGGCTACCGAGCCTGGCAGCCGAGCCGCATGGCCGAACCCGAACCCCTGGAGCACTGTTCGGCATGGCTGAACAACCTGTCACCACGGATGGTGAGCATCAGCCCCGCCTTCCGCCCCCAAGACCTCACCACCATTGGCCTCCTACGGTTTGCCTACGGCAAGCCCCGCCACACCACACGCTTTGTGATCGGCGGTCTGCTGCTGGGCGTCGTGATCGGTTTCCTGCTGGCCATCGGCCGCGACGTGGGAGCAGCCCGCTGGATCTTCGGGATGGGCATCACCGGACTGCTCACAGGCACCTGCCTCGGCGTGCTGAGTGGAGGATTCCGGCTGGGTGTGGGCGTGATGCTGCTCTCCACCCTGCTGTCGTTGCTGACGCCCACCTTCAACACGGTGATCACCAACCAAGCCCTGCCGGATCGCGACCTGGGCCTGTTGCTGCAGATCAGCCTGATCCTGATGGCCGCCGGCATCACCCGGGTGTGCTTCGAGTGGGTGAAGAGCCGAGCCCTGCAGCTCAGCCAGCAACGGGGAGCTGCCCGCTCACAGCTGGCCGGCATGCACCGCCTGTTGCGGCTCCCCACAGACTTCTTCCGCCAACGCAACGTCGGCGATCTGCAACTGCGCTTCGGTGCCCTGGACGAACTGCGCGGTGAAATCCAGCAACTGCTGGAGGGAGGACTGCTGCGGGTTGTGCTCACCAGCCTCTACATCTTGTTCATGCTGCGCATCAGCGTGAAACTGACCGCCCTTGCCCTGGTGGTGGCAGCCCTGATCCTGGTGCCCACCGCTCTGATCGGCTGGCAAGCCCGCCCGCTGCAACGCCACCAGGAAGAAGCCGAAGGGCAGGCCCAAAGCCGCAATCTGGAGTTGATCGGTTCGGTGGCCAAACTGCGCCTTGCTGGTGCGGAAACTGGCGCCGCCCGTTGGTGGGGCGAGGAGTTTCAAAAGATCGTTGCACTGGAAAACGCCCTCGATGCCAAAGAGGCAACCGCCTCCCTGCTGAGAGCGGTGATGCCCAATCTGGGCACCTTGCTGGTGTACGTCGTGATCACGCGCCTGATCGCCGAAGCGGCCAGCAGCCCCAGCCTCAGTGCGCCCAATGTGGGGCAACTGCTGGGCTTCTTCTCCGCCTTCGGCACCTTCATCGGCGCTGCAGCCGGTTTCGCGGGACTGTTGATCGGCGCTCTCGACATGCCGGTGATCTATGAGCGGGCCAAGCCAATCCTGGAAACCGCCACCGAAACGGCCGAACGCAAAGACGAGGCGGCCCCACTCAACGGCCACATCCAGCTGGATCGCATCAGCTACCGCTATGCCCCCGAGCTGCCCCTGGTGCTTGACGGCGTCAGCCTTGAAGCGCGTGCAGGGGAGCAGCTGGCGATCGTCGGTCCCTCCGGATCCGGGAAGTCCACCTTGGTGCGCCTGCTGCTGGGCTTCGCCAGCCCGGAGGACGGCACAATCCGCTTCGATGGTCAACCCCTGAACGGCCTGCGTCTGGACAGCGTGCGCCGCCAGATCGGCACGGTGCTGCAGACCAACAGCCTGTTCACCGGCACCTTGATGGAAGCGATCGCCGGGGGAGCCGTGATCACCGAACAGGAGGCGTGGCATGCAGCGGAACTAGCGGGCTTGGCCGATGAGATCCAGGCCATGCCCATGGGTCTTCAGACGATGGTTCCGGAGGGGGGTGGCACGTTGTCCGGCGGGCAGCGTCAACGGGTCGCGATCGCCCGCGCCCTGGTGCGCCGTCCCCGCATCCTGATCTTCGATGAAGCCACCAGTGCCCTCGACAACCGCACCCAAGCGATCGTCACCGAAAGCCTGCAATCCCTGGCCATCACCCGGATCGTGATCGCCCATCGCCTCAGCACCATCCGCCAGGCCGATCAGATTGTGGTGCTCGACCACGGGCAGGTGCAGGAGCGGGGAAGTTGCGAGACCCTGATGCAGAACCAGGGGCTGTTCTTCCGAATGATGGAGAGGCAGTTCACATGA